AGGTCTGGCAGAAAGCGTGAAACCTACGGAACCGTATTGAAAACATTCGATCATCTAACAGTTATAGGCCTTCGCGAATGGGTGGCGCTTCCAGACTTGGGGGTGGCTGGCCTGCGGGCGAAAATCGACACCGGTGCAAGCACTTCAAGTCTGCATGCTACGGAGATCGAACCCTTCGAACGCGATGGAGAAAAATGGGTGCGCTTCAATGCTCACCTCGGCACGATCGTTCAGTTGCGCCATCGCCGATGCGAAGCGCAACTGGTGGCCATGAAAACCATAAAAAGCTCCAACGGCCATGCGCAGGTGCGCTATGTGATTCGTACCACGCTGGCACTCGGCGATCGGGTGTGGCCGGTGGAGTTCACGCTGGCCTGCCGCAAAGCCATGCGTTACCGGCTGCTACTGGGTTCCAACGCCTTGATCGACGGCCAACTGGTGGTCAATCCGGGCATTACATACGTTCAGGACAAGCCGGTGTTCCCGGTCTCTAATTCCTCTGCCACAGGTGCTGCATGAAGATCGCTGTGCTTTCGCGAAACCCGCGTCTGTATTCAACCCGCCGTCTGGTCGAAGCTGGCATTGCGCGCGGCCACGAGGTGGTGGTGATCGATACCCTGCGTGCCTATATGAATATTGCCAGTCATAAGCCGCAGATCCACTATCGAGGCAAGCCACTGGAAGGTTTTGACGCGGTCATTCCGCGTATTGGTGCCTCTGTCACGTTCTACGGCTGCGCGGTGCTGCGTCAGTTCGAAATGATGGGTGTATTTCCGCTCAACGAGTCTGTGGCGATCGCGCGTTCGCGAGACAAACTACGCTCGCTGCAACTGCTGTCGCGTCGTGGTATAGGTCTGCCAGTGACGGGGTTCGCCCACTCGCCGGACGATATTCCCGACCTGATCCAGATGGTCAACGGTGCTCCGCTGGTGATCAAGGTGCTGGAGGGAACCCAAGGGATTGGTGTGGTGCTGTGTGAAACCGCGACCGCCGCTGAATCGGTGATCGAGGCGTTCATGGGGCTCAAGCAGGACATCATGGTGCAGGAGTACATCAAGGAGGCGGGTGGCGCAGATATCCGGTGCTTCGTCGTAGGCGACAAGGTGATTGCATCGATGATGCGTCAGGCCAAGCCAGGAGAGTTTAGGTCCAACCTGCACCGCGGCGGCACTGCCAGCCTGATCAAGATCACTCCGGAGGAGCGCATGACGGCAATCCGCGCAGCGAAGGTCATGGGCCTGAGCGTCGCGGGCGTTGATATCCTGCGTTCCAACCACGGGCCACTGGTGATGGAGGTGAATTCTTCGCCAGGCCTTGAGGGTATCGAAACGACAACCGGCAAAGATGTCGCCGGGATGATCATTCAGTACATCGAGAAGAACGGCGGCCCGCACATGACGCGGACCAAAGGGAAGGGCTGACTATACGCTTGTAACCCTGTTGGAGGCTTGCCCGCGAAGCTGTCACTCGGGCCCGAGAGAGCATCCGCGGCCTTATGACCTCTTCGCGTGCAAGAGCGCTCCTACAAGTTCAGCGTCAATCGGCGTCCCGGGGTAGCATCAACCCCAGTGGCAATCTCACCCTCGCTTCAAGCCCTCCACCTGAACGGTTGCGCAATTCCACATTACCGCCATGCATCGCCGCTATGCGTTTGACGATCGCCAGGCCCAATCCCGTGCCTTTGCCGCTACGCGCACGATCACCACGAATGAATGGATTGAAGAT
The DNA window shown above is from Pseudomonas sp. BSw22131 and carries:
- the rimK gene encoding 30S ribosomal protein S6--L-glutamate ligase translates to MKIAVLSRNPRLYSTRRLVEAGIARGHEVVVIDTLRAYMNIASHKPQIHYRGKPLEGFDAVIPRIGASVTFYGCAVLRQFEMMGVFPLNESVAIARSRDKLRSLQLLSRRGIGLPVTGFAHSPDDIPDLIQMVNGAPLVIKVLEGTQGIGVVLCETATAAESVIEAFMGLKQDIMVQEYIKEAGGADIRCFVVGDKVIASMMRQAKPGEFRSNLHRGGTASLIKITPEERMTAIRAAKVMGLSVAGVDILRSNHGPLVMEVNSSPGLEGIETTTGKDVAGMIIQYIEKNGGPHMTRTKGKG
- the rimB gene encoding retropepsin-like aspartic endopeptidase RimB, yielding MKTFDHLTVIGLREWVALPDLGVAGLRAKIDTGASTSSLHATEIEPFERDGEKWVRFNAHLGTIVQLRHRRCEAQLVAMKTIKSSNGHAQVRYVIRTTLALGDRVWPVEFTLACRKAMRYRLLLGSNALIDGQLVVNPGITYVQDKPVFPVSNSSATGAA